CAAAAATTGTTGCAAAAGCCAAACTATTGATTTTAGATCGCTGTGAGTAGAAAAGGCAGTAGAGGTAGTGTATTTATCCAGAATTTTATTTTGAAAGTAGATAAATAAAACTATGGCAGTAAGTGTGCTAAAGCTTAAAAAGATTAACATATTGAATTTCTAACTGAGAACTTGTACTTTGTTACAAATCACGATTGGTTAGATATAATCACCTAAACAACTGTGAGGCATCTGTGATCATGATTGCCATTTATCCAGGAAGTTTCGATCCTGTTACCTTAGGACATCTTGACATTATCCAACGCGGCAGTCGTTTGTTTGCTCAAGTGATTGTCGCGGTATTGCGGAATCCAAACAAAACTCCGCTGTTTACAGTGGAAAGACGGCTAGAACAGATTCGTCTGTGTACAAAACATCTCACGAATGTGGAGGTAGACGCTTTTGCTGGTTTGACTGTAAAGTATGCCCAAATGCATGGTGCACAAGTGCTATTGCGCGGTTTACGAGCAATTTCTGACTTTGAGGTAGAACTTCAGATGGCTCACACAAATAAAACCCTTTCTCATGATATAGAAACCGTTTTCTTAGCAACGTCAAATGAATATAGTTTTTTAAGTAGTAGTGTGGTGAAAGAGATTGCTAAGTTTGGTGGCTCTGTTGATCATCTTGTCCCCCCGCACGTTGCTTTAGATATTTACCAATGCTACGCCCAAAACCATCCCGTATCGAACTAAATCAAAACGGAAGCACTCCTCCTCCGCAAGAGTATCCTGCTGGAATATCGGATAATCCAGATGCTACACGAACAACAAGTGTAGATATACAGATGGAACTCAACCGCTTGGAGGAGATGATTCTTGCTGGTTTCAACATTCCACTGACGCGACGCACGATAGTAGATGAAGACAAGCTGCTTGATCAGCTTGATGAAATACGGCTTTCTTTACCTGAAGTTTTTCAGGAAGCAGCAACAATTATCCAACAAAAGGAAGATATTCTCCTGGAAGCAGAAGAATATGGACAACAAATTGTTGATGCAGCGCAAGCCAAGCGATCGCAAATCTTGGATGAAAGCGACATTATCATACAAGCAGAACGGGAAGCCGCTGAACTGCGGCGACAAGTTCAACAAGAATGTGAGCAGATGATGCAAGACACTCTTGAAGAAATTGACCGCAAACGACGCGCCTGTCAGCAAGAAATAGAGGAAATGCGGCATCAAGCTGTTGCAGAAGCAGAAGCAGTTGAACAAGGTGCTGATGACTACGCTGACGGTGTACTAGAAAATATTGAGCAGAATCTTCAGGATATGTTGCGAATCATCCGTAACGGACGTCAACAACTACTACCAGAAGCTTCTAATGATGATAATTCTCAATTTCCTAAAAAAAAATAATTCTAAATTATAGTTTCTTGATCTCTCAGCTTTCCACGGTTCAAAAGCCAACTATGCCATATTATCAGGATGAGCAGACTATGACTACCGACGACTAATATAAAGTTTATTTTTTACCATAAACAGACACTTCTGTCAAAGCAAATTATGGAAGCTAGTAGGTTGGGGAGCCACCGCCGGGGAGGGGTTCCCCGGCTTGAGGCGAGTGGCGTTTGACGCTGCGGTTACCTGAGATCTTGCACAATTCTCACACCTTGCATTCTCGTCCGCCTGGGATTGAAATCCCAGTCTCATAGCAAAAGTCGTCTAAAGACGACTGCATAAGCTTTGAAGTCTACTAAAGTAGACTTGGGCTGTGAGCCTCGGAATTAATTCCGAGGCGGTCAAAATGGGCTAACTCTTAACTTGCACATTTTAGAACGGTTATACAGTAAGGCTTTGAGAAACATCAAAAATCGTATACTTAAGTACCTAAGTCAATTGAGAGGAACTAAAACCGCGTTATTTGATTAGCAACGACTTCAACCTGTGTACCCGCTGGCAAATACCAAACGTTACTTTTTTGAATCATCTCGTTGATTGCTTGTTGGTTGCGCTGGTTCAGTTGGGGTACCAGGGCATTCATACCGCCTTCTAAAACTGCAGCAGGGATGTTTCTTTCTTGTTTAGTTTCGCTACAGCTTTGTGGGAAGGATACTGGGTCACCATTTCGATTAGTGTAGATAGTAGAACCACAGTTTGGATTAATTCTTGTCTCAGGACGGTTAAGTACCTCTCCTATTTTCCCAGCACCTCCCAAACCGAAGATAAATGTATCCATACCTGAGATCTTTCCAGATTTATCAGGATATTTCTTGGCAAGTAAAGGTCTTCCGCCAGGTGCACGAACTTTCATTGCACTTTGACTTAGGCGAGTTTCTGTGAGATTACTTTTATTTTGAGAAATAACTGAAACGACTGTTAGGTTAAACATTCCGGTTTCAGAAACTTGATCAAGTTGAGCTAATAATTCAGTATTTGCAGGTAGTGCGATCGCCCCATCTATAGACTTCAATGGTTGCTGCAGACGCACGACAAATTGACTATCATTTTTATTATTATTGTTATTACTATTACTACTATAATTACTATTACTTCCTATTCTATTTGCTTCCCCAAATATAGCCGTTGCTAACACAGCTTTGGCACTAGTACCCACTGCAATAGATTTACCAGTATACTGAGTAGTCTGGTTTGTTGTTTCTGGTGTCTGTTGAGGATTTGCTGTTGTATTTGTCCGATTTGGAACAGGTAAAGTTTGTAGATTATCTCTAGCCCTGGAATTTAATTCAGAACCCAAAGTAGATGGAGGGGAATTTGCTACTCTTGGTAGGTTTGGTGTTGGAGTGGAAGTGGGTGTTGGAGTGGGAGTGGCTGTTGGGGTGGGAGTGGGTATTGATAAAGAGAAGGGAATTTGTGCTAAATCCGATGGCTTTAATCCTGGAGTTGATAACTCAAAGGATGGAGATATTGAAGGTTTGGCTGTTGGTTGAGGAGGCTGAGGACGCACAGTAGGCTGAGTAGGTTGAGGAGGTTGAGTATAAGTTGGTTTTGGCTGCTGCGCTACAACACGTTGAGGAACTCTGACAATTCGTTCGACAACACGAGGTACGTAAACAGTCTGCGCTGGTGTCGGTACTCTTTGGATCACCACGCGCGTGACAGTTTGTGGTCTAATTCTTGGTTGTGCTGGAGTTGGTTTTGGCTGAGTTTGAGTAGGTCTTACAGTTTTTAACTGAAGCTGTGCTAATTTTACAGCTTTTGCTTGTTCAGCTAATGCTAGTTTTGTTTTTAAGATCTCAATTTCTTGTTGCGGTTTTAATTGCTCTATTTTGTTCGATTCATTCTCTTTACGAGTTATTTGTGGAAAATTCTTCGGCGTTTGTTTGTTTGTTCCACTCATAAGTTGAGTGAGAAACGCACCTGCTACCAAAGCCACACTTAGGGTAGCAGCACCCACCACACCTACCTTGGCAAAAGGGTTAGATGACAATGCTTGTTTTGTTTTCTGTGACGATGGATGAGAAGGTGGTGGTTCGTCAGGATTAGTACTTGGAGTCTCTGAAGGACTGCTTTCTGGATGAGATGGAGGAAACTGTTCTTCTAAACCAACTAAATTAGCCATCCGTTGATGCCAATCTGATGGTTGTACTTCATGCGAAGGATGATTGTTAGATTCAGGCTGTGAATTATTATGGTTGTTATGATTATTATGACCGTTATGATTTTTATGATTGTTATTGTTAGAATTATTAGAATTATGAGAGTTCGGTAAGTTGTTCATTGGTGTCTTTCCTTTCGCTAGGGGCATTTTTTTTGTTGAATGTCACAAATATTCGCAATTTCTAACCTCGCTTCATTAAGACGGTATATTGCTGAGTATAAAGGATTTTCTACATTCGGGATAGAAATGGCTTGTGTATCTAACGCCCGAATCAATATTTTCTTATTAAAAGGAATTGCCTCCCCGTCTTTGCTATTATAACCCGCGAAAATCAAGCGATTCGCAACGATTTCTAATTGCCATTGACCATCTGCTATTTTTTCGGGTTGAGAAATTCTGCGAATCAATAATAAGCTTTCTGCATTTCCACCAGGATTGGCTAAAACACCTTTAGGAATTCCTTGTGTCGTTTCCACTTCAAATTTTCGCCTCATATCACCAGATAAAAGTTCGGAAGTTGCTTGCCAAACTATTTGCGGTGGTTGTTTGTCTGACCAAGTAAACATCATGGTCATTGTTTCACCAACAAAACGCCGAATCGTTTCTGGATTGCGTTCTAAATTTTCTTGGGAACCTATTGTTATGGCACGACCATCAACAAGTTGCACTAAACTTTGTGGTAATTGACCACTCAGCCTTTTGAGCATAGACTGGTGAAACATCAGCAACAATATAGTTAACACATTCAACCCAAATGTTGCGACAACGAACACAGGCAGAAAATTATTTTTCTTATTGTTTTGATTAAATAGCATTATCTTGTTCTACCTATCGTGTAAAGCTACCAGAATTAAGAATATCTCCACAGCGTTGAGACTGACTTTTTGACGAAGAATCATAACCATTTGTTAGACAGAAATCACTGACTTCGTAAATTTCTAACTTTTGGGCGCGGACACTATAGACAGCTTTCTGCAATGGAGTCAGACCGTTTGATAGAGGATGTCCATAAGAATCTACAGTTCTTACTAAAAAATCCTTATTAAAAGGAGTTAATAACTTTTTATTGTCAGTACGTCTCACCTGCACAATATTAGCAACCATACCAACTCGCCATTGACCTGGTGCGATTTTTTCAGGAGGATAAACCCGTTGGATAACTAACTGTCCTGTTAAAGCTTGCTTATTGTTTTGAGAAAAAATTTCTAGCGGTGTCATATCCGCAATTTGTGCCAAAAAACCTCCACGAAAATCTTCGGAAAGTGCAAAACTCGCTACCCAACTACTGGTCGAAACTTTTTTTGTCAAACCTTGTAAAGTCTTAACAGGTATTCCAGCATCAGTTTTAGGGTTAGTTGCTTCTTCAACAGTTGCTGCTGGAAGTGTTCCAGACCAGTTGAACGTAGCCGCCATTGTTTTAGCAACAAATTGGCGAATGACTTCCGGTTCTCGTTCGAGAGTGTCAGTTTGAGAAACTACTTTACCATCAACAAGTTGGACAAACGTCAGAGGTTTTTTATGAATGAGACCGTAGATACGTAAACCTTCAAATAATAAGAAAATTGCTGCCAATAAATGTAAACTGAAGGTAAAAATAGCAAATAGCGTTAAAAGATTGACAGAGGACTTCTTTTCTTGTAATAACTTGGTCATAATGCTAGTTACCTAGTGGTTATTTCATTCTTCTAGCCCCATAGCCCACCCGGAAATGAATTTCCCGGCTCATAATTCAAGTCCCAATACGGTTCGATTAGCTTGTTTATCTGAAGGGAGATCCCCCCAACCCCCCTTACAAAGGGGGGCTCTTTTACCTATTTATCCCCTTTTTAAGGGGGTCGCCGCAAGCGGGGGGATCTTATCCGAACCGAACTTTTCTAAACTTTTTCCTGTACCCATACAGCAGTATTGCTGATGCCGTTGAAAACGGCAAATCCTCCAGCAGCAGCCAAAGCTAAAGACATAATCGGTGCGAGAACTCCTAACAGAATCAAAAACCACATTAAGTCTGGATCAGCATTGAGATTTTGCGCAGGACCATTCACAATCACTGCGGCTGATATTACAGCAACAATATTGAAAGAAATCTTGGCAATACCCATAGACAGTAATCCCGTAAGCCATGCAAAAATTGGTTTACCAGCCACTGGTAACAAAGACCCTCCTACTGCTACAGGTCCTAAAGCTGCTATCAGTAACATTGCCACTTCTATTAAGTTTTGAAAAGCAGACTGTAAGGAAACTAAAAGATTTTTGATAATTGTTTGAGTTGTGGAACCCAACAGAGAGTTAAAACTGAATTCTGCTACATTACCAGGGGTGACCACTATCTGACTAACTTTCAGATCAAGTCTGTCTATCCAAGGTTGGAGACCGTATGTATTTCTGTACTGTTGCAAGAGGACATCTATTTTTTCCTTTGCTTTAATCAAACAATTAATTTGTTGTTGACCTGTCAGAGACTGACAAGGACGCAATAAACCACCAACAACTTCTTCAGCAACAGTCATATTCAGTGCTTGCTGATAAGTTTGATTGACATCAGCTGCTTCTACAACTTGCTGATTGATTGTGTTGAGAAAATCTCTTAATCCCAGTGTCAAATTAGACAGTGCAGTGCCATTGCCCGGATTAGCGAGTAAGATGACTACTATAAAAGGCCAAATCAAAGCCGATAGAGGACGAGAATATTCATTATTCAGGACATCTCTAATCCATTGCGCCATGAAGAAAAGCAAAGTTCCTACGGCAAAGAAAATACCTAAATTGGTGAGTGCACCGTATAAGTTATTATTCGTGTTATTTTGTAATAAATCAATCCATTGTTTATCCCAACCCTCAGCAATAGTTTGTGCAGTCACGACACCATTTGTTAAAACATTACTGGTGTCTAGTTGAGAAAAAAGATAGAGATGAGAAAGCCACATTTTTTCACCATCACTTGAGCTTGATTTATTCTATGGTGTTGTCAAGGGGGAAGGGATATTCTCTGAGGAAGGAGGATTAGTTTCTGTAGGAGAAGGATTAGTTTCTGAAGCAGGAGGATTACTTTCTGAACCAAGATTAGTTTGTAAAGGAAGAGGATTAGCGCTTTTTCTAAACAAATCTGTTTGAGAAGTGACTCGCAAAAGTCGTGCGACTTCTGCTGATGTACCCACTCTTCTGGCACGATTGGCCTCATTCATTTGCTGGGAGATATCTGCTAAATTCAAGTTGGAATATTGGATGTCATTACGCAGTTGGATTGTGTTTCCTAGGGTTTCACCTGTTATCTTGGTTTGTTCTCTTTGAATATTGATATTTTGAAATTCTGATTCTGCTATACTCCTCATGATCGGAACTAGCTGTGGTACCGCTGCTGTTAGAGCAGCCATACCCTCCAGACCGGAAGAAGGCATATCCGGTGGTAGTTGTTGGTACTGATTCCGAGCTGTATTAGCAGCTCTATTGCTCTGCTGAATAGCTTTCTCAGTATCCTGTAACTTACCTTTTAACCGAGTTTGTCCATCTCTCCCAAAAACACCTTCAACTGCACCACGGGTAATATATCGATTAATTTCACTACTCACTTCTTTACCATATACTGCTGGATTATTCTCAAATTTATCCGAAATAGAGTACTGAGTAATCTGGTCGCGAGTATACTGACTAGCATAATTAGGATTAGGAAGATTGAGATCACCTGATGAACTTGTGATTGCTGATTGTGTCTGAAGTTCTACAGGGTTTAAAGTCTCGGAAATATTGTTTGTAATATAATTTGTAAAATCAGTTGTGTACAATTGAAAATCAGTCCAAACGGTTCCCAATTCTGCTATGGCTGGTAAGGTTCCTAAAAATGCCACGGCAAAAAAAGAAGTCATGATGATTTGAGGTTTGGCAATTTTTTTGAGCATCATATTAGCTTCGGTTTAATGACTTGCTATTCTCTTGGTGGATGTTTGAGAAGTGTTTTTCTGTCATTATGAGTGAAACACATTGGTGTGAATTTAAGTTCAAAGGTTTATACCGCGTTGGTTTTACCTCACCCTGCCCTGTCGGGCATCCCTCTCCTTATCAAGGAGAGGGAAAGATTTTAGCGCAGTCGGCAGAGTGTGAAACACAGTGGTGTGAATTTAAGGTTAAAAGGTTTATGCCGCGTTGGTTTTACCTCACCCTGCCCTGTCGGGCATCCCTCTCCGCGATTTCGGAGAGGGAAAGATTTTAGCGCAGTCGGCAGAGTGTGGAACACAGTGGTGTGAATTTAAGGTTAAAAGGTTTATGCCGCGTTGGTTTTACCTCACCCTGCCCTGTCGGGCATCCCTCTGCGCGATTTCGGAGAGGGAAAGATTTTAGCGTCACATCAATAACCACGAATTGAGCCGATCAATTGACGCGCAAAATGAGAAACAGCCTCAAATTTATCTCCATATCGTTGCATTGCTTGATTACGTGCAGCTTGTTCATCAGGATTATTCGCCACGACTGCTAACTGTTCGTAGCCTGGGTAATAACGACAGTAAGTATAAACGCCATTATCATCAAGCAACCATTGACTATAAATGTCTTCTTTACGAGGGAAAAAACCTTCTGACGCATTGCGCGCAATAATTTCGCGAGGATATTTCAAGATTTCTACGAAACTATCAACAGCAACGGGTTGAATCCGACCAATTAATCTTGTTGATAAGTTTTGCAGAATCTTAGAAGAAGCTTTAGATTTGGCGATTGTATCAGGATCTTGTCCTGATAAAATAACTCTTACCCCTGCTTTTGCTCCGTTCGCGCAAAGTCTACCTACCAAATCAGAAATTTGATCGAATTCAAACAGAATTGGTGCTTCATCGATAAAGAATATGGAGGCGGGACTACTCAAAGCACGTCGCAGTGCTGCGGAATAAGCACTTAAAGACAGCAATGCTGCATCTTCGTTATCTGATAAGTTTCTCAATGCAAAAACTAACAATTGAGCATCAGTTGGAAAACTCGAAGGTGCAGAAACAGCTTGTCCGACTCGACTTTCCACCCAGAAGCGCAAACGGAGATTGATAACCTCGAGTGCATCATCAATTCTGCCACCTATACTATGCAGGTTAAGATGTTCCCGCGAACAGAAGATGAGAAAATCTTTTAAAGTTGGAGTTTTTTGCCAAGCTTCAGTCCCAAATCCTTCTAATATCGCTGCATGATAGCGCTTTTGAATTCCTTCGTCGGCGAAGAAGGTGTTTAAGGCTAAATTCAGAAGCGATCGCACTGTTTGCGCCAGCAGTTGATTACCAGTGGATGAACCCAGTACCATTGTCATCAACGCCGACTCAAGAAATGCGGCGTAGTCTTGAAAGCGTTCTCGCTGTTCTTCTTCATTCAAGAATCGCAAGTCTGGCTGTTCAAACAAATTATTGGATTGTTTGGAAATATCAAAATAAGCTCCTTTCTCTCCAACAAATTCTGTATAGTCGGTGAAGGTAGATGTACCATCTGGTTTCGGAAAGTCCAAGGCTACCACAGGCATATTGTGTGCCAAAGCCTGGGTTAAAATCCCTGACACCAAGACTGATTTACCAGCACGAGTTGTGGCAAATAACGCTAAATTTTTGTGCTGCTTAAATAAATCTAGATGAAGTGGTGTACCTCCTTCGTCAGCAATTAATTCAAAACCTGTGCGATCGCCCGCCCTCGTTGTCACCAAAGGTATCAATCCCCAAACTTCGTTTGTGAGATACAATTGACGACGGTTGAAGGGTTTGGCTAACAGTATGTCCCAAACAATTGGCAGTGTTTGCAACCAAATTCTCCAAGCATATTCCGTTTCTCGAATAACTTGTGCTGGACGTTGAAAACAGTTTTCTATATACCTGCACGCTTCATCCAATTTGTCTCGGCTTTGGCGATGAACGAGAATAGCAATCCCTGTATAAATTGGCAACGCTCCTTCATAAATTTGTTCTTGCGCCGCCACAGATTTTTTCAATTTTAATTGTGCGCCAACATCAATTGTATTACCTTTTTCTTGTGCTACTTTTGACGTTACATTCGACTGCTTCAGCACCCGTTGTAATGTCGTTTTGACTATTGCCGGGTTCGCTGCAGTTAACTCACAAAAAATCTCCGTATCTACAATTGCATCCCTAGCAACCAGTTCCCATAAATAACGCAGTTGCGATGCTTTATTCAGCCATCCTCCCGGTTTTTCTAGAAACGTCATCACACCAACATAGCGATTTTTAATATTTACCCATTCACGGTCAGCAACAGGTACATTTGACTCCATCAATAATGTGGTGCTATGGATATTTTCTAATAGTAATTTGCTGCTAGATAAATCAGAATAAATTTCTTCCTGAAGTCCCTTTTCATTTAAAACTAATAGTTGGGGAATATCTATCGGTTCAGTACTATTAAATCGTCGCCAAGCTTCCTGCCATAAATCTTTCGCAGTCAAGGCTTTAATATCCAAACCCCATTTATTAGATAAAATCTGTTCCCAACGCCGAAATCCTTCAGTATAAGCATTAGAAATCAAAGTTTCTAATCGTTGGTTTTCTCTTTCTGCTGCTTCACCTTTAAATGATAACCACCAAGACTCAGCCCTTGCCAAAAACTTCTCAATCCAATCATCAGCAGCAGAAGCATCTGGTTCTACAGTATATGTTACATACACCCGCAGAAATTTTGGTTTTCGGATACCAGCGCGAGTCAGTTGTTGTGTTCTGGCTCTTTCAGAGGTCAGCAAGTACTGTATACTAGGCGATTGAGTTTTCTGTACAAGAGATGCAAGCTCTTGTTGGCGTTTGTTATCTGTAGAAAAAGACCCCAAATGAAAAGTCACTCTTTCTTCTGGTGGAAGGTCTTTTAAACCAGCTTCTATATTGTTACAAATTGTATCTATTTGCTCTGTTCTTAAAGTGGTATGAATGCCTCTGCATTCAAATCCAAAAACAAAGCAAAATCTATCTCTTTGGCTACCTTTGGTCAAAATGTAAGCACCAACATCTCTGCCATCAACTGCAATACGCAGCATGGTGGCAAGATTTAAAGCATCTTCAAAAGGTGTTAGTCTATTTTCTTGACCTGCGATGCCTACGCTTTGTTTTCCTATTTTTTCTTTCATAGTGGAATTCTAGAAAACTTTTATAACGAGCAGTACCTCTTGTCCAGGTCGGAACACCGATAAATTTGCTCAAAAATCGCCAACTTCTACCACCTGTTAGTATCCACCAAGTTGCTATTCCCCACCCTGCAATTAAAACTGTCCACAACCATTTTTGCCATTCATCTGAGAAGACACCTCCAAAGATGCCATTCACAATCATGTAGGAAACTAGAGCTATAATTGTCCAAGGAAAAATTTGGTCAGCAGGAATTGGTCCTAAGGAAGGTTGGGTTCCCAAAATTTGGTTGACAGGTCGAAATTCTCTATCTCGCTCATCAGCCATAACAAATTCCTGACTTAATTATTATTACCAACGATAAAGCTCGTCAACACATCAGCAACAGTCACAGCAATAACTACCAACAACGGTGTTCTGGCGACGACTTGCCAATCTTCGTCTTTGCGAACGGCGTTAATCACACCAATCAGAGCAACAGCAATGTAGAGTAAGTAAAGTGCTCTTAAAACATTAAACACCAAACTCACTGCGGCTGCAGCACCGGTTTGTTGAGAACCTTGGGTTAAATTGTTTTTGAAAAATGTTTCTGCTTTTCCGAAAAATTGAGCTGCTGCTGGATCACTAAAGTAGTCTATCCAAAAGAAACTGAGTATTGCTGAAAATACCAGAGTTTGAAGTAATATGAGCCAAGGTTTCGGTAGAGCGATCGCTTGTCCTATTTGCTGAATAAATGCTACTGCGATAGTGCCCACGAGCAAGCAAAGTAGCAGACTCGGGCTTTGAGAGCAAATCACACTTAAAAAGACAGCAAAAGCAAGCAACAAGGGCACAGATGCCAACACATGAGTGAATCGGTGTTTGAGTTGATACGGTACTTTTAGCTGAGTAGATCTTAGAGGCATGGACTAACTTTCCTAACTTCTTTAACACAAACCACTTGTAGATAGTAGTTCATCTATAACTCTTTGTTGATAATTTATCATTACAATTTCAGAAATACCTTAGTTTCGCCATTAATTATTGGACACCTGTTAATTGCAAGTGCTGTATTATACACTACACAAAAGCAACTGATCAATGGCTAATATAACACACTTAATAAAAATCTTGTGTTTATGGATACGAATTCGGCTTTTCAAACTAATATCAAACTCACAAATATAGTTTCAATACATAATAAAAAACTACCAAAAACTTTTCTCAATTCACAAGTTAATTCCTAAAATAATCTTTTTTATAATTCCCAATAATTCAAACCACTCCTATTAGGTTGATGATAATCAATCAGAAAATAAACTATTATTAACTAATGCATTACCTGGTCTTAACTTAGAAATTATACATTCTCGTATATGCTCATGTTGTGTGGATTTCGTTACTAAGCTTTTTTAAAGCAGATTTCGTATCCACTGGATATTTGTTTTTTTATCTAGGCGAAACCAATGAAACCTTCGCCTAGAATTTTGCTGGAAATGATTAGGTTTTTTTGTCATCAATTTGTCTTATAAGACAACTCCTATAAAGAGTGGAGATTACACTGAAAAGGAAAATTTTATGTCTAAGTTAAATCGCAGACAAGTACTTATATTCTTTGCTGGTGCTGCTGGTGCTGTACTGGCAGATCAAGTTTTAGGTGGTACTGTTGATGCAAAAGAAGTAAAATTCGCACCTCTAGGTTTTACACCTGTACGGTTACCACATCCTCTGCCAATTTACAAGCAACAGAAGAACTACTTACCCACAGGAATCGGACAGGGAAAAACTCTTGATGCATCTGGTGATCTGAAGTTAGCTAGCTACAACGTCGTTGATGACGTTGTGGTGGCTCCAGAGTATGAACGGTACGTGATTGTTAGTTGGGGCGATCGCGTCTTCCCAAACCCCGAAGAATATTT
This portion of the Brasilonema sennae CENA114 genome encodes:
- the coaD gene encoding pantetheine-phosphate adenylyltransferase — translated: MIAIYPGSFDPVTLGHLDIIQRGSRLFAQVIVAVLRNPNKTPLFTVERRLEQIRLCTKHLTNVEVDAFAGLTVKYAQMHGAQVLLRGLRAISDFEVELQMAHTNKTLSHDIETVFLATSNEYSFLSSSVVKEIAKFGGSVDHLVPPHVALDIYQCYAQNHPVSN
- a CDS encoding DivIVA domain-containing protein — encoded protein: MLRPKPSRIELNQNGSTPPPQEYPAGISDNPDATRTTSVDIQMELNRLEEMILAGFNIPLTRRTIVDEDKLLDQLDEIRLSLPEVFQEAATIIQQKEDILLEAEEYGQQIVDAAQAKRSQILDESDIIIQAEREAAELRRQVQQECEQMMQDTLEEIDRKRRACQQEIEEMRHQAVAEAEAVEQGADDYADGVLENIEQNLQDMLRIIRNGRQQLLPEASNDDNSQFPKKK
- a CDS encoding TrbI/VirB10 family protein, which encodes MNNLPNSHNSNNSNNNNHKNHNGHNNHNNHNNSQPESNNHPSHEVQPSDWHQRMANLVGLEEQFPPSHPESSPSETPSTNPDEPPPSHPSSQKTKQALSSNPFAKVGVVGAATLSVALVAGAFLTQLMSGTNKQTPKNFPQITRKENESNKIEQLKPQQEIEILKTKLALAEQAKAVKLAQLQLKTVRPTQTQPKPTPAQPRIRPQTVTRVVIQRVPTPAQTVYVPRVVERIVRVPQRVVAQQPKPTYTQPPQPTQPTVRPQPPQPTAKPSISPSFELSTPGLKPSDLAQIPFSLSIPTPTPTATPTPTPTSTPTPNLPRVANSPPSTLGSELNSRARDNLQTLPVPNRTNTTANPQQTPETTNQTTQYTGKSIAVGTSAKAVLATAIFGEANRIGSNSNYSSNSNNNNNKNDSQFVVRLQQPLKSIDGAIALPANTELLAQLDQVSETGMFNLTVVSVISQNKSNLTETRLSQSAMKVRAPGGRPLLAKKYPDKSGKISGMDTFIFGLGGAGKIGEVLNRPETRINPNCGSTIYTNRNGDPVSFPQSCSETKQERNIPAAVLEGGMNALVPQLNQRNQQAINEMIQKSNVWYLPAGTQVEVVANQITRF